Proteins encoded together in one Marispirochaeta sp. window:
- a CDS encoding substrate-binding domain-containing protein encodes MKKLFLCLIVSCVLMSMVFAAGEQEASSDSEGIIIAYVTPALHVPFWKNVSDGIKQEAEKVGQKVIIIDSDSELNAATQLQNVQDLIQRGVDGIIISPTDSASCPPVLELAKADGIPVVISDIGTDSGEFVSFIISDNFEGAYQAGAYLADIMKKKGWDGGDVAQIAISQARQNGRDRTAGFAKAMDEAGINIVNLLQCNQYTRGESFNFTQDLLAAHENLHGLFTQHDEANLGALSALENTGDYKIIAHVGFDGSPETVEAIKSGDQIAAASMQQPVLMGRESFKAMWEYLNGGTPEEKVLVPTILVTRENVLDVEDQLADNVFPAELEARK; translated from the coding sequence ATGAAGAAACTATTTCTGTGTCTGATTGTAAGTTGTGTTTTAATGTCGATGGTTTTTGCTGCGGGAGAGCAGGAAGCATCAAGTGATTCCGAGGGGATTATCATTGCATATGTAACACCTGCTCTTCACGTTCCCTTCTGGAAGAATGTTTCAGATGGAATAAAGCAGGAAGCTGAAAAAGTTGGTCAAAAGGTGATTATTATTGACTCTGATTCGGAGCTTAATGCTGCAACACAGCTGCAGAACGTGCAGGATTTGATTCAGCGGGGAGTTGATGGAATAATCATTTCTCCTACCGATAGCGCCTCATGTCCTCCTGTTCTTGAGTTGGCTAAAGCTGATGGTATTCCTGTCGTTATTAGCGACATCGGAACCGATTCCGGTGAATTTGTATCTTTTATCATTTCCGATAACTTTGAAGGTGCTTATCAGGCTGGCGCATACCTGGCCGATATTATGAAGAAAAAAGGCTGGGACGGAGGAGATGTCGCTCAGATCGCCATTTCTCAGGCACGACAGAACGGACGGGACCGCACAGCAGGATTTGCAAAGGCCATGGATGAGGCAGGAATCAATATCGTAAATCTTCTGCAGTGTAACCAGTACACAAGGGGTGAATCATTCAACTTTACTCAGGATCTGCTGGCAGCACATGAGAATCTGCACGGTCTCTTTACACAGCATGATGAGGCAAACCTCGGAGCATTGTCAGCCCTGGAAAATACCGGGGATTACAAGATTATAGCTCATGTCGGGTTTGACGGAAGCCCTGAAACAGTAGAGGCCATTAAATCCGGAGATCAAATCGCGGCAGCTTCTATGCAGCAACCTGTCCTGATGGGTCGGGAATCTTTCAAAGCCATGTGGGAGTATCTGAACGGCGGAACCCCGGAAGAGAAAGTTCTTGTTCCCACGATCCTGGTTACCAGAGAAAACGTTCTGGATGTGGAAGACCAGCTCGCGGACAATGTTTTCCCTGCAGAGCTGGAAGCTCGGAAATAA